The Toxotes jaculatrix isolate fToxJac2 chromosome 6, fToxJac2.pri, whole genome shotgun sequence genomic interval ATCCTGTAAATGCTTTTTGTTGCTGGCTGACGCAAATTCATTCACATTTGATGTTTTATATAATGCGACCCatagtatttgtgtgtgtgtgtgtgtgtttttcaggcatctgttgatgtttttttcttttttgaatttGAGTTAACGAATGAGTTGCGTTTGTGGACCTCTGCATTAATGAAGGAATTCCCAGAGGAAACGAGGGCAAAGGTTACCTTCTGCTGAGTGATGGTTTAAGACCTGCTGTGAGTGAGAGGTGAGCTGCACCTCCACAGTTAACATCTgcacagcagcttcagttttTTACACTAAAAAGCTCAAACCTGTCACAGCAGCTACTAGTAAAACTAAAACTACTAGTCTTCTCagcattattattttgttttcttacctGATGTGTCTTTGCTCTGAtctgcctctcctctcagcACCGTCTCTTCATCCCTCCGTCTGTGTGATTTTACTCTTTTATGTGCGACCTGAAGGAATCGCAGAACAAAGTCGGAACTTTAAAATCATCTCTGTCTCCAACCAGAAAATTACATATTCTCATCAAAATTTAGGTAGTCTTACGGTTAGAGGAATTATCCTAGTCCCTTCTTCTCTGTCCAGTCAAGTACCACAGTTTTACATAAATGTTATATATGAATGTTGATGCAGTGTAACTCACCTTGCTCTGCAGTGCTTGCAGGTGCAGACTCTGCTTCTCCAGTTTGCCTTGTTGCTGCTTGATTTTCTCCACCAGCTCGTCAATTCGTCTGTTCTGAGCTGCGACCAGCctctggaaacagaaaaaaaaccccacatcaGCTTCATCACCTCATTGTGTCTTCGCAGTTTTATTTCAACTGTAACATCTAGAGTGGAGAATTTTGAAGTGGTTGAAAAAAGgtttctcattttcctctcaCCTGGATAAATGGGACTCCTGAGTGATCACTGCTGTTGCTGTCCAGTTTCGGCCCTGTCAGCACGTCTTCCACCTTCTCCTCCAGTCTGTCCATCCTGGAGCTGATGTCCTCGCTCTCTTTCTTCACCTCTTCCACCTTCACCCTCACCTCTTCAGCCAGCTCTGCAGCtatcttctccctctcctccacctctgcttctCTGGCGTTTAGAGCTTTATCTTgctcctgctgcttcctctccAGCTCAGCCATCGTGCTGTTGAAGGCACTGAGTTTGGCATTGACGTCTCTCATCTGGGCTTTGGTCTTGTCCACGTGCTCCTTCAGACCCTGGCCCAGCTGCAGGAGGCCATGAGCCACCACGTTCACGTCGTCCCAGGAAGCGAGCTTGTCTCGGCCTGGCAGAGCTCTTCTGTCAGTGGGGAAACCGACTACTACCTGCATCAAAATGGTCAAGAGAAGGATGAGGAGCTGTGGCATCTTCATCTTTATGCCTGGAGAGAGTCTGTGGTCTGTTGAGATATGAATGTTGGCTTTgatgctgctctctgtctgctgtgtgctgctgaatAGCGTTGTTAGGTTTTTATAGctcagtgctgcagcagagggctcctctgattggctgctagAGCTTGGAGGTGGGGATGTGTtggggtgtgggggggttgGAGGCGTGGAAAGTTTTTCATAGTGAGGACTTGGACCCTGATGCAATGAAAGGTCTGAAGTACTGGTTAAACATTCAAAGCTCAAACTGAACTTTTCTGCCAAAGCAGAAATCTGCATCAGATTTTTATTCCTGTGATACACATTTTCTAGGCTTTTCTGTTggtaaaataagtaaaatatcATAATTTTGTATAAATATCTTTCATGTCATGAGTTTTGCTCTTTGTTGTTGCTACTAAAATACTTTTAATATTCTTTGAGATGACAATATCTAAGACCACAAAACGATATCatgaaaaaagacaataatATTTAGTTGACTGTAGTGTAAGAGAAGGAAAAGCAGTGAATTcttacatttgagaagctgcaactataaaatatttggtatttttgctttctGTCCAAACAGATTTAATCCAATACTGAAAGAGTTTatgtgtaggtttttttttttttaaattcttgtgtgaaaatgcagttaaaaaaaacagggaaataaTAACCTGCTCACAGGTGTCAGattttttcacctctaaaactgaaacactgacagtttGATGTTGTTTATCTCAGTGAGAGGGGTGGTCCGGCTGCTGGGTGTCTTCAGCATGAATCAGGAATGCTGGAGAACGTTCAGAGATGAAGGAGACACTGTGAGAAGTAGGGGAAAGTTCAACCCTCCAGCCTTTTTACACACTCATTCCTGACTACAAATTccaacaatcacacacacacacccagacacaagGCACGTGGGAGACTGATGAGGTACAGATGACAAACACtgaaacgcacacatacagtacgTGCTAGCGGCCCGTGACTTTGGTATACTCTGTCAAAGAAGCATTTCTAAGTGGATTAAATAGAGattaaagataagataaaaacagGGGACATACAGAGTTCCATTTATCCCTTGATCTTATGTCAGAAACATATGAAATAACTCTATTATTAATTTAGTCAGTCAATACAAAAAGAATCTGCAGCTGTTCTGATCATCCATCAATTATTAAGTTGATGCTAAATATTCATCAGTTTTAGCTCCTAAATTGTGAAAGTTTGCTGCTTT includes:
- the LOC121183947 gene encoding angiopoietin-related protein 4-like is translated as MKMPQLLILLLTILMQVVVGFPTDRRALPGRDKLASWDDVNVVAHGLLQLGQGLKEHVDKTKAQMRDVNAKLSAFNSTMAELERKQQEQDKALNAREAEVEEREKIAAELAEEVRVKVEEVKKESEDISSRMDRLEEKVEDVLTGPKLDSNSSDHSGVPFIQRLVAAQNRRIDELVEKIKQQQGKLEKQSLHLQALQSKVAHKRVKSHRRRDEETVLRGEADQSKDTSGSARDCHDLFVQGQRASGIYTIQPENSQPFNVLCEMTSEGGWTVIQKRQDGSQNFNQLWESYKKGFGNLNGEFWLGLEKIHSLSKQGQFVLQVELSDQAGEQPTAHYQFQLDGEEKKFALHLEQETSSGAQEAIMTTGASGLPFSTADRDNDLAADLNCAELLSGGWWFSSCGESNLNGKYPRRPSQFRRHQSRRQAMFSTSTKGPNNSLKTTLLKIAPATIKQ